A single window of Candidatus Omnitrophota bacterium DNA harbors:
- a CDS encoding radical SAM protein has protein sequence MPEEKDPIVEEAIAHSKSSPETEQIRPEDVLIPPATAKVRVWESWIMERFMGFVARWYLRRPDQAGILAVKFPDFKSAFHGFMNELYFVLGRERGFKLVTINLEATNACNLACAMCPVNHGMERKKGLLDFDLYKKIVDEHPELEFILVFQWGEPMLHRRILEMIRYAHDRGIRTMMTTNGTFMSPQAIKRILESGLDRITFSVDGLGDTHTKIRGFEYEQLKRNILEFKKMRDATHSPLKIDTSMVVWEETERDVAGYRQEWGPIADRVQLIPKLEEHPREHKCRELWRGSAIVLWDGRVTVCCADSEGDLVIGNARETPVRDLWNGGKMRALRRSHRRKKFFSVCKDCGEYRSPEASPRFS, from the coding sequence ATGCCGGAAGAAAAAGATCCGATTGTCGAAGAGGCCATAGCTCATTCTAAGTCCAGCCCGGAGACGGAGCAAATCCGGCCGGAGGATGTGCTTATCCCGCCGGCCACGGCCAAGGTCCGGGTGTGGGAATCCTGGATTATGGAACGCTTTATGGGGTTTGTGGCCCGTTGGTATTTGCGGCGTCCGGATCAGGCAGGTATCCTGGCCGTCAAGTTTCCCGATTTCAAGTCCGCCTTCCATGGTTTCATGAATGAACTTTATTTTGTTTTGGGCCGGGAGCGGGGATTCAAGCTGGTGACCATCAATCTGGAAGCCACGAATGCCTGCAATTTGGCTTGTGCCATGTGTCCCGTCAATCACGGGATGGAGCGCAAAAAGGGCCTGTTGGATTTCGATCTTTACAAAAAAATTGTGGATGAGCACCCGGAGCTGGAATTCATCCTGGTATTTCAGTGGGGTGAGCCCATGTTGCACCGGCGGATTCTGGAGATGATTCGCTACGCGCATGACCGGGGCATCCGCACCATGATGACCACAAACGGGACTTTCATGAGCCCGCAGGCCATTAAGCGTATCCTGGAGTCCGGCCTGGATCGCATTACGTTTTCAGTGGACGGCTTGGGGGACACACACACAAAGATTCGCGGCTTTGAGTACGAGCAACTCAAACGCAATATTCTGGAATTCAAAAAGATGCGTGATGCGACCCATAGCCCTCTCAAGATCGATACTTCCATGGTGGTTTGGGAGGAAACTGAGCGGGACGTTGCGGGCTACCGGCAGGAATGGGGGCCGATCGCGGATCGCGTGCAGCTCATTCCCAAATTGGAGGAGCACCCGCGGGAGCACAAATGCCGGGAGCTTTGGCGCGGGAGTGCCATTGTCTTGTGGGACGGGCGGGTGACCGTGTGCTGTGCCGATTCGGAGGGTGATCTGGTGATCGGCAATGCGCGGGAGACTCCGGTTAGGGATTTGTGGAACGGCGGCAAGATGCGCGCATTGCGCCGCAGTCACCGGCGCAAGAAGTTCTTTAGCGTATGTAAGGACTGCGGGGAATACCGCAGCCCGGAAGCGAGCCCGAGGTTTAGTTGA
- a CDS encoding glycosyltransferase family 39 protein yields the protein MASSTIGSFSSGILFTLWIWLVFYELGRFVLNRFRFSPAPEIQTLSFAGLGFLLFSLLTLGLGLLGGFHIPVFRSLYAAGWTGLCLRWAQRSLPYLLRKKPLCLKLPPAAWGWTLIFLLFALQAYLSFGPPIGRDALNYHLTLPQFYLQTGGIALMPQNLYSSFPQSLEMVYTWALALAPDYSPKLLHTLMGLACALTLFAALRKRCPDGIALLATSLFYSTPLLGQIGPWAYVDLALAWAELLALLYVLDWMENANPQRLCIAGAFTGLALGVKYLGMRLLLMLPLLVLAYTFNERKSFKETFKLLGLFLLPALVLGAPWYLKNLAFTGNPIMPFLYSVFGGPDWDAERAALFAQFLRTYGFGTRVPDLLLLPWRLSAYGTEGIAHFDGWIGPGYLLMTPALLGIGRVARPIRFVALYAGLSFALWTGMSQQARLLLPGLAIFALGWGPCFREFRAAWPRAAQWLGIVLALTCVWNIGPTLARAINDGPAPIWKREVSREHWLASRLPSYTAVNHMNRNLPHDARVLFVHLGNIAYYANRSYIEDPLFQEHTLLENIRHSASDSGLAMALSQDGVTHLLINEQAWAEFGAPELSKAEAERFQRFRDNHLKPLAGDGTYYLYELS from the coding sequence ATGGCCTCTTCGACAATCGGATCTTTTTCTTCCGGCATTCTCTTTACACTCTGGATTTGGCTCGTATTTTACGAGCTGGGTCGTTTTGTCCTCAACCGGTTCAGGTTCTCTCCTGCTCCGGAAATCCAAACACTGAGCTTTGCAGGCCTGGGCTTTCTGCTCTTTTCCCTGCTCACCCTCGGTCTCGGCCTCCTGGGAGGCTTTCATATCCCCGTCTTTCGATCTCTCTACGCGGCGGGCTGGACCGGACTCTGCCTGCGATGGGCTCAGCGCTCCCTCCCCTATTTGTTAAGGAAGAAGCCGCTTTGCCTAAAGCTGCCTCCCGCTGCCTGGGGCTGGACCCTGATTTTCTTGCTCTTTGCCTTACAAGCTTACTTGTCCTTTGGCCCGCCCATTGGCAGGGATGCTCTCAACTATCATCTCACTTTGCCGCAGTTCTACCTGCAAACCGGGGGTATTGCCCTCATGCCCCAGAATCTGTACTCCAGCTTCCCCCAATCTCTGGAAATGGTCTATACCTGGGCCCTGGCCCTTGCCCCGGACTACTCGCCCAAACTTCTGCACACGCTCATGGGCCTTGCCTGCGCGCTCACACTTTTTGCCGCTTTGAGAAAACGCTGCCCCGACGGCATCGCCCTTCTGGCAACGAGTCTATTCTATTCCACTCCTTTGCTCGGCCAAATAGGACCTTGGGCTTATGTGGATCTGGCCTTGGCCTGGGCCGAGCTCCTCGCCCTGCTCTATGTGTTGGACTGGATGGAAAACGCCAATCCGCAGCGTCTTTGCATAGCCGGCGCTTTCACGGGATTGGCCCTAGGCGTCAAATACTTGGGCATGCGGCTCCTGCTGATGCTGCCGCTTCTCGTCCTGGCCTACACATTCAATGAACGAAAATCCTTTAAAGAGACTTTTAAGCTCCTCGGCCTGTTTCTGTTGCCCGCCCTGGTCTTGGGAGCCCCCTGGTATCTCAAAAACCTGGCCTTTACCGGGAATCCCATCATGCCCTTCTTGTATTCCGTGTTCGGCGGGCCGGACTGGGATGCAGAACGCGCCGCCCTCTTTGCTCAATTTCTCAGAACCTATGGCTTTGGAACCCGAGTCCCGGACCTGCTGCTATTGCCCTGGCGGCTGAGCGCGTACGGTACCGAAGGGATTGCTCACTTTGACGGCTGGATCGGCCCCGGATACTTGCTCATGACTCCCGCCCTGTTAGGCATCGGTCGAGTGGCGCGCCCAATACGCTTTGTCGCGCTCTATGCAGGCCTCTCTTTTGCGCTCTGGACCGGGATGAGCCAACAAGCCCGCCTGCTGTTGCCGGGCCTTGCAATCTTTGCGCTGGGCTGGGGCCCTTGTTTCAGAGAATTCCGCGCAGCTTGGCCGCGAGCGGCACAGTGGCTGGGGATCGTACTCGCACTCACCTGCGTTTGGAACATTGGCCCCACTCTGGCTCGCGCCATTAACGACGGGCCCGCCCCTATTTGGAAGAGGGAAGTTTCACGCGAGCACTGGCTCGCGTCCAGGCTGCCCAGCTACACAGCTGTCAATCACATGAATCGAAACCTGCCTCACGACGCCCGCGTGCTCTTTGTGCACTTGGGGAATATCGCCTACTATGCGAATCGTTCGTATATTGAAGATCCGCTTTTCCAGGAGCACACGCTTCTGGAAAACATCCGCCACAGCGCTTCAGATTCCGGTCTGGCAATGGCGCTCTCCCAAGATGGGGTGACTCACCTACTTATCAACGAGCAGGCCTGGGCCGAGTTCGGAGCACCGGAACTCAGCAAGGCTGAAGCAGAGCGCTTCCAAAGGTTTCGGGACAACCACCTCAAACCCCTTGCAGGCGACGGGACTTATTACTTGTATGAGCTAAGTTAA
- a CDS encoding radical SAM protein, translating into MNALSALAARMFATNFKRLPFPYKLTLILTYTCNCRCKMCNIWQRDSSAQMSLDEYREFFQKSNRFSWINLSGGEIFMRPDLIEIVKLMIGNCKDLYLIDFPSTGQQTQYIEKKVREILDLKPKRLLVTLSLDGTREGHDEIRQVEGAWERCTDTFNLLRQINRENFGVYFGLTLSGFNEGQFPQAVKDVQAKLPYVTHKDFHVNVAHESGHYYQNGGMPRASLEGLQEILGEIRKLRGKPRNPVAWLEDRYLALAPEFARSGQSPMVCQALASSVFIDPFGDIYPCSIYDRKAGSLRGCDYDLARFWQENETKNLRKEIEEGKCPQCWTPCEAYQTILSQLSKTLFQ; encoded by the coding sequence GTGAACGCGCTCTCCGCACTGGCCGCGCGCATGTTCGCCACCAACTTCAAACGCCTGCCTTTTCCCTATAAGCTCACACTCATCTTGACGTACACCTGCAATTGCCGCTGCAAGATGTGCAATATTTGGCAACGCGATTCCAGCGCTCAGATGAGCCTGGACGAATACCGCGAATTTTTTCAGAAGTCCAACCGGTTTTCCTGGATTAATTTGAGCGGCGGTGAGATTTTTATGCGCCCGGATCTTATTGAGATCGTGAAGCTCATGATCGGGAACTGCAAAGACTTGTACTTGATTGATTTCCCGAGCACAGGTCAGCAGACCCAGTATATTGAGAAGAAGGTGCGGGAGATCCTCGATCTCAAACCCAAGCGGCTCTTGGTCACGCTGAGCCTGGACGGCACGCGGGAAGGTCACGATGAGATTCGGCAAGTGGAGGGGGCATGGGAGCGATGCACGGATACCTTCAATCTTTTGCGGCAAATTAACCGCGAAAATTTCGGAGTCTATTTTGGGCTCACGCTTTCCGGTTTTAATGAGGGCCAGTTCCCTCAGGCGGTGAAGGATGTGCAGGCTAAGCTGCCCTATGTGACGCACAAGGATTTTCATGTTAACGTGGCGCACGAGTCCGGGCATTACTATCAAAACGGGGGGATGCCCCGGGCCTCGCTTGAGGGACTGCAGGAGATCCTGGGGGAGATCCGAAAGCTCAGGGGGAAGCCAAGAAATCCTGTGGCCTGGCTGGAAGACCGTTACTTGGCTCTGGCCCCGGAGTTTGCGCGCTCGGGTCAGTCGCCTATGGTATGCCAGGCATTAGCCTCCTCGGTTTTTATCGATCCCTTCGGGGATATTTATCCTTGTTCGATTTATGACCGGAAGGCGGGCAGTCTGCGCGGTTGCGATTACGATCTGGCCCGTTTTTGGCAAGAGAATGAAACCAAGAATCTAAGGAAGGAGATCGAAGAGGGGAAGTGCCCGCAGTGCTGGACGCCTTGCGAGGCCTATCAGACCATTCTCTCTCAGCTCTCCAAAACTCTATTTCAATAA
- a CDS encoding methyltransferase domain-containing protein has translation MTLNSKGIRILDKYACYVLCVALQLVLPLRLFLRRLLGIIPPDSQSPSKILLIKFPGIGNLVMLLPTVRALRVHFDQSEILFLTLRQNAGLMESVPDVDRVLYLDTTSAFHFAVSLLRLFWHLSVERVDMVLDFEQFAKTASVFSALTAAPYRYGFETPGQMRGFVYTHPVDYPENRHMVPAFAAIAQAAGVPCENLEPVAIPYKAEEARRVERLLADQGIGQEGRIVLIHAGSGENFAERRWPENSFAQLADRLAAECGARVVFTGTRAENALIERIRNKMEASSASVAGKINLTELAALTDRAYLVLSNDTALAHFGCAMSTPVAGFYGPNTPVLYGPWGGEQHTAFYHRLPCSPCITNLNQKTSSCQFPVCIWSISVQEVFDTLKARYFSDEPREEPGQGLDTNWQEELSMAVPEHGKCHLCGSAQVRMYYPLQQRRYPYFFGELYRCADCGLMQRRLMEGSERALLSFYNDRTYFEQGQLHRYGQDYRRRLSRKEIALYRRALWEMLKYRQKGRILEVGSGMGIFLDMAKGAGWAEPCGVEISRHAAEYAMEQFGVDVHCGTLQDVPHADASFDVVVFWDTLDHLPDPFTDLRTAYRLLRPGGLLLVVAQNAESLLMRVARMIYLGSFHFFDRYVYDLYDNSHTYFFGLQSLKQLFQNEGLQVVQVVGEDADPSKRWDKPGSLNKVTRAGIAAVNQTARWLGGQYRIGVYGQKPEAAELNG, from the coding sequence TTGACCCTAAACTCTAAAGGTATTCGGATTCTGGATAAGTACGCCTGCTATGTGCTCTGTGTGGCGCTTCAGCTTGTGTTGCCCTTGCGTTTGTTTTTACGCCGGCTTCTGGGGATTATCCCGCCGGATTCTCAATCTCCATCCAAGATTCTCCTCATCAAGTTTCCGGGTATCGGGAACCTTGTGATGCTTCTGCCCACTGTGCGGGCGCTTCGCGTCCATTTTGACCAGTCCGAGATTCTGTTTCTTACCTTGCGCCAAAACGCGGGCTTGATGGAATCCGTTCCGGATGTGGACAGAGTGCTTTATCTGGATACGACCAGCGCCTTTCATTTTGCTGTTAGCCTGTTGAGACTCTTCTGGCATCTGTCCGTGGAGCGGGTCGATATGGTCCTGGATTTTGAACAGTTTGCCAAGACCGCCAGTGTTTTTAGCGCTTTGACTGCCGCGCCCTACCGTTACGGATTTGAGACGCCCGGGCAGATGCGGGGCTTTGTGTATACCCATCCCGTTGACTATCCGGAAAACCGGCACATGGTGCCGGCCTTTGCCGCAATTGCGCAAGCCGCCGGAGTGCCTTGTGAGAATCTGGAGCCGGTGGCTATTCCTTATAAAGCAGAAGAGGCCCGGCGCGTGGAGCGCTTATTGGCGGATCAGGGCATCGGGCAAGAGGGCCGCATTGTCTTGATCCATGCGGGATCCGGGGAGAATTTTGCGGAGCGGCGCTGGCCGGAGAACTCTTTTGCCCAACTCGCAGACCGGTTGGCCGCGGAGTGCGGGGCGCGGGTGGTGTTTACGGGCACACGCGCGGAAAACGCTCTTATTGAGCGCATCCGTAACAAGATGGAGGCTTCTTCCGCGAGCGTGGCCGGGAAAATCAATCTCACTGAACTGGCCGCTCTCACAGACCGGGCTTACTTGGTTCTTTCCAATGATACGGCCCTGGCGCATTTCGGGTGCGCCATGTCCACGCCTGTGGCAGGTTTTTATGGGCCCAACACCCCGGTCCTTTACGGCCCCTGGGGCGGGGAGCAGCACACGGCCTTTTACCATCGCCTGCCCTGCAGCCCTTGCATTACGAATCTCAATCAAAAAACCAGCAGTTGCCAGTTTCCGGTGTGTATTTGGAGCATTAGCGTGCAAGAGGTTTTTGACACGCTCAAGGCGCGCTATTTTTCTGATGAGCCCCGGGAAGAGCCTGGGCAGGGCTTGGACACGAATTGGCAAGAGGAGTTATCCATGGCAGTGCCGGAGCACGGAAAGTGCCATCTTTGCGGGTCTGCGCAGGTGCGGATGTATTACCCCTTGCAGCAGCGGCGCTATCCCTATTTTTTCGGAGAGCTCTATCGCTGCGCGGATTGCGGTTTGATGCAGAGACGTTTGATGGAGGGTTCGGAACGGGCCTTGCTGAGTTTTTATAATGATCGCACGTATTTTGAACAAGGTCAGTTGCATCGCTATGGACAGGATTATCGCAGGCGTTTGAGCCGTAAGGAGATAGCGCTCTACCGGCGGGCTCTTTGGGAAATGCTCAAATACCGTCAAAAGGGGCGCATCCTGGAAGTGGGCTCGGGCATGGGTATTTTTTTGGACATGGCCAAGGGGGCAGGTTGGGCCGAGCCTTGCGGGGTTGAGATCTCCCGGCATGCAGCGGAGTACGCGATGGAGCAGTTCGGCGTTGATGTCCACTGCGGCACGCTTCAAGATGTGCCTCATGCCGATGCCTCCTTTGATGTGGTGGTGTTCTGGGATACCTTGGACCACTTGCCGGATCCATTCACGGATCTGCGCACAGCCTACCGCTTGCTGCGGCCAGGCGGTCTGCTTTTAGTGGTGGCCCAGAATGCGGAAAGCCTGTTGATGCGCGTGGCGCGCATGATCTACTTGGGCAGCTTTCACTTCTTTGACCGTTACGTCTACGATTTATACGATAATAGCCATACGTATTTCTTCGGACTCCAATCGCTCAAACAGCTTTTTCAGAATGAGGGCCTGCAAGTGGTTCAAGTTGTGGGGGAGGACGCCGACCCCAGCAAGCGCTGGGATAAACCCGGTTCCTTGAATAAAGTCACGCGCGCAGGGATTGCCGCGGTGAATCAGACAGCGCGGTGGCTGGGCGGGCAGTATCGCATCGGGGTCTATGGGCAAAAACCCGAGGCCGCGGAGCTGAACGGGTGA